From the Hevea brasiliensis isolate MT/VB/25A 57/8 chromosome 15, ASM3005281v1, whole genome shotgun sequence genome, one window contains:
- the LOC110669718 gene encoding MLP-like protein 328: MADDLKGKLETELELKSTPDQFFNFWKVQVHQAPDHTPANVQGVKVHEGDWETSGSIKIWDYTIDGKPGVFKERIEIDEENKIVKLIGLDGDVFKIYKVYNGIWHATPKGEGSLAKLTLEYEKLNETAPAPHIYMDFMISMTKDIDAGLVQA, translated from the exons atggcTGATGATCTGAAAGGTAAGCTGGAAACTGAGTTAGAACTCAAGTCCACTCCTgatcaattcttcaatttctggAAGGTTCAAGTTCACCAGGCTCCCGATCATACTCCCGCCAATGTACAAGGAGTTAAAGTACATGAAGGTGACTGGGAGACATCAGGGTCCATCAAGATTTGGGACTACACCATAG ATGGGAAACCTGGGGTCTTCAAAGAGAGGATCGAAATTGATGAAGAGAACAAGATAGTAAAGCTTATTGGTTTGGATGGTGACGTCTTCAAAATTTACAAGGTCTATAATGGAATCTGGCATGCCACGCCCAAGGGCGAGGGTAGCTTGGCGAAATTGACTCTTGAATATGAGAAGCTAAATGAGACTGCCCCAGCTCCACATATTTATATGGATTTCATGATTAGTATGACTAAGGATATTGATGCAGGCCTTGTGCAGGCATAA